The genomic interval ACCTCCCAGGCTGGCACGGGGGAGATGGTGACCGCCATGGCAAGATGCCAGACCCGCTGCAGCCCTGTgaccccccccttcctccctttcccccccccgccttcctcCCAGGGCACAGCTCAGAGCAAGAGCAAGGGTGGGGGGTAAAAATAGCGCAGCAGCAACTGCTCGCCCCGGCGGGGAGAGGCCGCGCTCAGCTCGCCGCACCACCTCCGGCATCGGCACATCCCAAAAtagctggggctggggtcacGCAGCCACCCCGCTCCCACAGCCAGGGACCTTCTTGGCTCCTCGTGGTGGGTCCTTTGAGGCGGCACAGTCTTCGCTCACCTCCAACCCCCTccgcagccccccaccccagcactgTGGGGgctccctgggacccccccaatttcagggctggctccgCAGCTtggcgggcggggggggataCCTGTAGCCAAGATTTCAGGGACTCGTTCACCGCTTCACCCTCCTCGCTGGAGCCCGGCGGCTCTCTCCTCCCTTCGCTCCTTCCTCTCCATCACCCCATCCGCCAGCGCTCATCACcatcggggtgggggggaagaggcTGCAGCCCGGGACCGGGAGCCGCCGTGGGGTCACCCGCCGGCTGGGGGGATCACCTCGAGCCCCCGGGGAGCAGCGGGGGGGAGGACAGGGGCTCCGGCTGCCGCCGGCCGCTGCCCTCAGCCCAGCACCTCTTCCCCGAGCACCACCTCACCAtcatgcttttttcctcttgtttcttctcttgcagGTTTCACATGGGGAACCTTCTTAAAGTGTTGACTTATAACGAACTTGACCAAGGCCCTAATTTTTTCCTTGACTTTGAAAGTGagatgggatttttattttcttttttttgtttcgtACTTATTCTGAGTTCCACATCCACACCATTTTGAGTTCTTGTACCCGTCGCCCATCGCATCGCGCCCATCCCAGatgtcctcctccccccccctcaaaaCCTTTGCCGTCCGGGGGtctccccggggaggggggggccgcGGCCACCGGGGCAGACCCATGGCCGGGGGCTATCGCTCCGCACCTCTTCCCCGGGGCAGTTTGCAGCCCGTTGGGCccagcccggggctgggggctgctcgGGGACCCCTGTGAGCAGGATCACGGTCGCAGGGCAGCCAGGACTCACCCctacctgcccccccccccccaaccccgtgGCTTGGCTCAAGCTCGGGCAAGGAGACGGACCAGGGGGAGAAACCCGCCAGGAAGGGCTGCGGGCTGGCGGGAGAGCCGCGGGACGGGGTGCTGGCACCCCACTCCGGCTCTTGCCGCCCAGAGCCCCGCTCAGAGCCCTCCGggtttctctccccccccccccccggggtgctGCCCTGCAGATGCGCAGCCGACGGAGGCCGAGACGGCGGTGTGGAACCAGGTGAACGCCGTGCTGGAAGAGGCGCAGGCAATCCTGGCCGAGCTGCAGTCGTACACGGGTGCCGGGCAGGAGATCCGAGAGGTGGGGGCAACCCCCAGCGCCCACTGACCACCCACCGTGGCTTGGGGCAACCACTGATGctctttcccccaccccaggccaTCCAAAATCCCGGGGACCTGCGGCTGCAGGAGAGGGCCTGGAGCGCAGTCTGCCCCCTCGTCGCCAAGCTGAAGCGCTTCTATGAGTTTTCCCTGCGGCTGGGTGAGCACCCCGAATCCCTGTTTCCCCCTTCCTTATATTCCCCCGTTGCATCTCGCATCCTTCCCCTGATGCAGGAAcggggcaggtttgggggggagCCCTGGTCATGGGGTGTGCTCAGGTGTGGATGCTGCGCtgccccgtgcctcagtttccccagccggggctggggaggtgcacaggagcaggagggggACCAGCGGTGCTTCGTCCCCAGAGAACGCCCTGCGGAGCCTGCTGGAGGCCCTCACCAGCCCCCCGTACGCTCCGACCCAGCACCTCGAGCGGGAGCAAGCCTTGGCCAAGCAGTTTGCCGAGATCCTCCACTTCACCCTCAGCTTCGATGAGCTCAAGGTACCTCCCCGTGGACCCTTGTGTGGGatgagggctgggggggggggggcctgcaGGGTGCCCACACTGGGACCGTGCAAAAGCCATGAGCCAGCGCAGTCCCTTGGGACCCTCGAAGTTCGCCCCGAGCACACCGAGCCGGCCGTggcccccaccccagcccctgACACCGGTCTCCCCTCGGCAGATGACCAACCCCGCCATCCAGAACGACTTCAGCTACTACAGAAGGACCATCAGCCGAAATCGCATTAACAACCTGCAGGTGAGAGGACAACGCCGTTCCCTGCACCCCTACCCAGAGGTGGCCTCCCCCAAGGGGGGTCACAGGACTGGGGATGGCTTGGGGTGGGGGTCAGCCACCCCAATGGCCCCCATCATCTTCCTCCCCTGCAGCTGGACGCGGAGAGCGAGGTGAACAACGAGATGGCCAACAGGATGTCCCTCTTCTACGCCGAGGCCACCCCCATGCTCAAAACACTCAGCAATGCCACCACCAAATTTGTTTCGGAGGTGAGAGAGGCCGGTGGGGGGGGACcctcagggtggggggaagcccccctccagccccggcaccGTGCAGGGGTCAGGAGGGGAAACGGCAGCCGGGACCTGCTGGGTTTCAGAACAAGACCCTTCCGATTGAGGACACAACCGACTGCCTGAGCACCATGGCGTGTGTCTGCAGGGTGATGCTGGAGACCCCGTGAGTACCTCgcacagggtgggggggggacatcTCGGTGCCAGGGTCCCTCTGTCACCCCCCCCGGGCTCAGCTGGCCCCTCTCCCGGTGCAGGGAGTACCGAAGCCGCTTCACCAACACCGAGACCCTCCTCTTCTGCATGCGGGTGATGGTCGGCGTCATCATCCTCTACGACCACGTCCACCCCGTGGGGGCCTTCGCGAAGACCTCCAAGATTGACGTGAGTGGCTGAGGGGGTGCGGTGGAGGGGGGTTACGGCCATCCTGCTCATCCCAGTGTAGCTGTGATGCCTGGGGGTCCCTATCCCTGGATGTTCCCTGTGGAGACATCTCTCAGTTGGTCCAGAGGGGAACTTGTCCCGCTACCCAAgcagcgaggaggaggatggggaggaagggggaaagcCCCGCCGTGGCGCATCCGGCTGCTcactccctttctctctccccccaccagATGAAAGGCTGCATCAAAGTCTTGAAAGACCAACCCTCAACCAGCACTGAGGGGCTCCTGAATGCTCTGAGGTGAGCCAAGGGGCTGGGGCACATGGTGGAGGGGGATACGGCATCCCCCGATGGGGCCGTGGGATGATGGCAGAGCGGGTCGGGGCACGGCGGGGTGACCGTCCCCTCCCCGTCCAGGTACACCACTCGGCACCTCAATGACGACACCACGTCCAAACAGATCCGGGCCCTGCTGCAGTGAGCGCGGGGCAGCCGCCGGAGCCAGCCCCGACCCCGCGCACGTCACCGTGTCACCTACGCCCATGACCATACTGCTCATTTtgtacagaaggaaaagggacaataagaaatacactgaaatacaaaaaaaaaaaaaaaaaaaaaaaatcaaaacgGCCCAAGGCCACCCCTCCATGCGCTCCTGACCCCTTCCCACCTccacacccccccaccaccaccaaaatcaGCACCCATTTACTGGACACAAGGTGCAGGTGGCACCATGGGGACACTGCACCAGGGGTGCTGGGGCTAGGCAGGATAGACCCGGGCAAGGATGTGCCAATGGGGCCGACAGCAGCGAGCGTCCACGGCACAGGGGGCaccttggggaggggggaaaggggcAGGTGCtgcccctgtccccatcctcgTCCCAGCATCCAGCTGCGGAGAAGGAGGAATAAACATCCCTGCGGATCTGCACTGACTCTGGTGGAAACGGCTCCGTCTCACCTGGTAGATTTTTAATATGAGCAATTAAATCTCCACTCACCTCttcttttctacatttttttttggggtgtgaaataaaattacatttaatctGTTCGTTTAATCGGCCGGAGCGGGGCCATCTCTGCTGCATCCCATCCCACGCCGCACCGGCTGGAAGCACCGGGATCACCGTGCCTGCCCCTCATGGGCCAGGGACCCCATCCATGACACCCCTGGGACtgaaccccccccccgggaccacATCCCCCCTCTCCATGACGCTGTAGGGACCCGTCCCTGCTGGGACAAATCCCATCTCCCAACCCCACCGTGACACTATCAGTGACCAAGAGCTCCTGAAGGGACAACAGCCCAGGGTGCCCCCCCCTCCATGGTGGTGctgcccccctcacccccccagctgcccctaAGCCAGCCTGTCCAGggcaccctcctgccccagcgCCCCAGCAACTGCagactgggagaactgggagaCTGCTGGAAGCCATGGCTGGCTGCCACGGGCCCGTCCCTTTGCCGGCAGATGGCCCTGTGACACCGTGACAAAGCAGCCCTGgaggcccccccacccccccagcacccccccaccAGCTCCACCGTGGGGGGACCCACtcgccccccccctccaaagCCCCCCAAACTGGGGGATGCCCCAACGGACAGCCTGCAGCGCAGGGCCCCGTACCAGCCCTCAGCGGGGGCTGCatcaccctcccaccccccccccccatggggaCACCCCAAGACTCGTCCTGCTGTGGCCACACTCCTGGGGTGCAGGGCGAAGTCCCCCCGAGTTTGGTGTCCCGCCAGCCGGACGGTGCTCTCCTTCCCGCTGCCTTTCCCACCGGGCAGCcgtgggcagctgcctgcactgccGGCCCCCCCCTCGCTGCCCGGGGACGATGGGCACCTCACATGTGCCACCAGGACCCCAGAACCTTCGTGGAAGGTGGCTCTCTGACGGCATgcccatgcctcagtttccccacctgtGCAATGGGTGACAACCGCTGCCTCCAGTGTGTGCCGGAGGGCGCATGGGCAGGgtccccccagcctcctgcgcactggaccccccccccgaatTGCTCAGGGTGTCAACATGGGGACACCCATCCCACCCACCGCAGCCTGGCACAACCCCATGTCTCCAAATCTGCACGggcacccaccagcacccccgGCCACGGCAGCCCTGGGGGATCGTGAGCAGcacaaggaggggaaaaaaaggggaaaagacctggcagcccccagccctttGGATACCGGCATTTCCTGGGCCCGGTGCCAGGATCCAGCCACGCACACCCGGGCTTTGCCGCCAAAGCCGCCCAACTCCCGCGCGGCACGGGACGCACACGCTGTTGCACAACCTCGGCCAACGgctccttttatttttaggcTTTTGCTACACGGCTTCCCCATAGCCCGCCAGAAATGCCGCCGAGGCACTGGGATGGGCCACAGGATGCGAAACGCCCTGCCCGGCTGCCAGCACCCGCAGCAATCAGAGCAACTCCATGCACCagccgtgcctcagtttccccattaGTTACCTTCGCCTGCCATGCGACGGCAGCGatgccagccagccctgctgacCCCCAAGCGGGCTCCGAGAGCTCCCTCCCACCGAGCCCATCACCCAGGGCTTCATTAAATCCCCCTGGTGCTCCGCGGCACAATGATCCCACCTGGGAACCGAAGATGAGGCCAGGACATGGCTCAGTTTGGTGGCTGCAGCTGCCGCGTGGCGTGTCTGCAGGAGCTGCCGTCCCCAGGTGACACCGTCCCCCAGATGGTCCCCAGCCTGTCCAAGGCACCGGGACAGGATCGTCCCCGCAGTGTGGGAACTGGGGTGGGAAGAGCCGGGACAGCATCACCACCCAGGACCTCCAACGGGCGTTAAGGGACAGCCGGATCCTTTAAAAAGCCACCAGCGAACACAGGCACAGACACCAGCTGGTCACCAGTGCCGGGCAAGATGACAGCTGTGCCACGGTGCCGGATGGCTCCTGGCACAGAGCTACAGCCCGGCCGCCCATAACGTGTGTCCCTCCCGGCCCCCCACAGCACTGCCTCTTCCTACAAGGGGAGGGCTGAGGCCAAACTCGTGCCACATCTGTGGCTTCAGCCCCGGCTGTGCCCCCCGCAGCACCTTGCGGGACAGGGCAGGTGGCAcatcccaccccagcagcaccgCATGGATGAGAAGTTTCCCACAGGTTGAGCAGATCGGGGCATTTTACAGCCAAAACGTGGTAAGAAAAGGGAACCAAAAGGTAGAGGaaccagaagaaaacacaagtcCTTGAGTATCATGGACAACGTTGGAGCTGAGATCAGCAAAGGGGCTTTGGCTGCTTTGAGCTCCAGGGATGGCGGCGACAAGCGAGAGCAGTGGGGCTTGGCCAGCCCTCCCCGTCCTCTCTGGGCAGCAAGTCGGGGCCGAGCTTGATGTGGTGCCACGGAAGGGGCTGGTGAAGGCTGGAGGCAGTAAGCGATGGGGATGCAGGTGGTGGGATGCTGCCCATGTACCTTTCGCTGCTGGACGCAAGGATTCGGGCTGCGCCGGCTGCCGTGACGCTTGCCATGTCCCCCGGGACCTGCGTCACCGACTCTGcctggcacccagccctgctggtgGCCAGGGACAGGAGCCCACCCCAGTGCCGAGCCAAAAAGCCAGTGCCCAGGTGAGGGGACCCCTCCGAGGACAGGCAGTGCCATGGGGATGATGCCGGATCAGCGAGGGAATGGGTCTATTCCAGCTCAAGCTCTCCAGCTGCGACGCTCAGCCAGGCCAGGGCGCCGAGGACTTTAATTGATGGCAAGCCAAGCCACGCCAGGCCTGTACTGTTTTCTAATCCCAGTGTAATTAATGACCTTATCTTTGGCCAAAGCCATTTAGATTAAGTGGCTGGTGTGATGGGCTCGGCAGCTCCGGCTGCACAGATGGAAGAGCTGCGTTTGTCTGGGGATTAGAGGAGGGCAGATGGAGTGAAGTGccattccccatccccaaaCCTCTCCGCACTGACAGCAGCCTGAAAGCTGAGACCACAACAACTTTCTCAGCGAGTCCTGGCCGGGACTGGAGAGCGATTTTGCATCGTTTGTCCCTTCTGCAGGAGACCAGGGAGGCGGGCAGGGCCCAGAGcaagaggagcaggagctgaaTGTGTGCCGGCACCAGGAACTGGTGCGACCCTTGCCAGGAGCTCAatcccagtccctgccttgagtCCTCTGAACAGCAGAGGTACAACAGACACCAGCTTCTTCCCTGGAGACCAAATAATCGCAGGGATGTTGGCACTGGCTCTGCATAAATAAAAAGCCGTGTCCTCATCGACAGTTCTTACCTTGCTGAGAAAGCAAACTCACCTGCTTCTTGCTGCTGGCAGGATCAGGGTGTGCTTCCACCTTCCTATAGCCGTCCAGCCACAGCATGAACAAGCAAATGTGCCAGCCCCCCCCATTCTCCTGGGACCCACGGGAGCTGCCACCCCCAAAACAAGGCACTGCAGCGGGCGGCACGGAGCAGGGGCAAGGCCTGGGAgaccctgccctgcagcacagcctgttACGAGCAGGCTCGTGAACAGAACAGGCAGAGTAGCAGCTATTGTGGTAGAGGAATAACATTTATCTGTGGGGATAACAAAGTTCATATTAAACCGATTAAGGATATTAAATCCATTTCTAACAGTATGGTCATCTGACTGCACTCAGGAGACAGAGCAGATAATCCCACCCCTCATTCACAGAGCTGCCCCGATGATCCTAGCCTGGCCTGGGGAGATGACTCAAGGTGTCCGTGCCGCCTATTAGAAGACCACACTCAGCACATCAGCAGCAAATGGGGCTTTACACCCGGCCTCACCTCCATCTCGTCCATCCAGGCTAGGAGAACACGGTTCCACACCATGACCCCTTGGCCGTGGGCGccagtgctggggctgagcccgTATCCTCATACACGCTTGAGTCAGCGTGGATGGCAAACAAGTCTGGGCTGGAGAAGAGGTTCAGCTGGCGCTGCAGACAGACCCAGCAACACAAACGCGGTGCCCAGAATTTCAAAGCTGATGCCCGGCTCTGCCCAATGCTGGCAGAGAAAAGCCAACCCAAATTCCCAGCTCTTCCCTGCATATTCCTTTCAGTCCGAGCTCCCTAGCCACCCCACACCCCTATCAAACAGCTCAAGGCAGCCGCCCCACGGagcattacagaaataattcagtGCTGAGGAACACAAACCGGAGGTTTAATCTAATCCCCACCAGAGCAGGCATCTCCAGAGCCTGCGATGGCAGATCCACCCACGCAGCTCTTCCCCTCGCAGGCTGAGCCCTGAGAGATGGCTCTTGCCACATGGTGTATCACaagcagctgaaggaaaaatttGTGCTCTACCAACCCAAAACCCTCCCAGGAGGAACCGTCTTGATTGCATTTGCCAGGAGAATCCCAAATGCCCTGGAAAAGACCGTCCCAGTTTCACCCAGAGCGGCACGCCGGGAAGCGTGGTGGTGCAGACGGCGCTTGCGTCCTCCAGGAAGGACGCTGCAGAGACCAACTGCCTCGCGGACGTGGCACAAGGAATTTGCTGCTCAGCAACTCGGATTCAAATGCGGGGCTGGTTCCCACTGCCAAACCACAGTGTAAACCCCTGGGAATTCAGCTTTAACTAGGACAGGCTCATCTGTTGCAAACTTGATGAGATCATTTCCAAGTTCCTGTTTAACAGGTGCCAGCTCCTTCTGCACCTGCTATGTGCATAGGGATCAGCCTGCCTCCACCAAGCTGAGAACATCTGCTCAGCTCCCTCAGAAGCTGCAGGAAAGGTGACTGGAAGAAGGAACCAGGCCTGGACCTCCTGCCCTGTGCC from Haliaeetus albicilla chromosome 16, bHalAlb1.1, whole genome shotgun sequence carries:
- the LOC138689206 gene encoding CYFIP-related Rac1 interactor A-like isoform X3 gives rise to the protein MGNLIKVLGKDLENCPHFFLDFENAQPTEAETAVWNQVNAVLEEAQAILAELQSYTGAGQEIREAIQNPGDLRLQERAWSAVCPLVAKLKRFYEFSLRLENALRSLLEALTSPPYAPTQHLEREQALAKQFAEILHFTLSFDELKMTNPAIQNDFSYYRRTISRNRINNLQLDAESEVNNEMANRMSLFYAEATPMLKTLSNATTKFVSENKTLPIEDTTDCLSTMACVCRVMLETPEYRSRFTNTETLLFCMRVMVGVIILYDHVHPVGAFAKTSKIDMKGCIKVLKDQPSTSTEGLLNALRYTTRHLNDDTTSKQIRALLQ
- the LOC138689206 gene encoding CYFIP-related Rac1 interactor A-like isoform X2, which encodes MGNLLKVLTYNELDQGPNFFLDFENAQPTEAETAVWNQVNAVLEEAQAILAELQSYTGAGQEIREAIQNPGDLRLQERAWSAVCPLVAKLKRFYEFSLRLENALRSLLEALTSPPYAPTQHLEREQALAKQFAEILHFTLSFDELKMTNPAIQNDFSYYRRTISRNRINNLQLDAESEVNNEMANRMSLFYAEATPMLKTLSNATTKFVSENKTLPIEDTTDCLSTMACVCRVMLETPEYRSRFTNTETLLFCMRVMVGVIILYDHVHPVGAFAKTSKIDMKGCIKVLKDQPSTSTEGLLNALRYTTRHLNDDTTSKQIRALLQ
- the LOC138689206 gene encoding uncharacterized protein isoform X1, producing MRTSGMCPTAVSRWHRVAMWYIPCHRHGRDSSEARDAGEGGGKDPCRLPWPGRAARWLQPAPEGWRLGTPGLVQGTCPSFPLAWANWERKARLLDLPGWHGGDGDRHGKMPDPLQPCDPPLPPFPPPAFLPGHSSEQEQGWGVKIAQQQLLAPAGRGRAQLAAPPPASAHPKIAGAGVTQPPRSHSQGPSWLLVVGPLRRHSLRSPPTPSAAPHPSTVGAPWDPPNFRAGSAAWRAGGDTCSQDFRDSFTASPSSLEPGGSLLPSLLPLHHPIRQRSSPSGWGGRGCSPGPGAAVGSPAGWGDHLEPPGSSGGEDRGSGCRRPLPSAQHLFPEHHLTIMLFSSCFFSCRFHMGNLLKVLTYNELDQGPNFFLDFENAQPTEAETAVWNQVNAVLEEAQAILAELQSYTGAGQEIREAIQNPGDLRLQERAWSAVCPLVAKLKRFYEFSLRLENALRSLLEALTSPPYAPTQHLEREQALAKQFAEILHFTLSFDELKMTNPAIQNDFSYYRRTISRNRINNLQLDAESEVNNEMANRMSLFYAEATPMLKTLSNATTKFVSENKTLPIEDTTDCLSTMACVCRVMLETPEYRSRFTNTETLLFCMRVMVGVIILYDHVHPVGAFAKTSKIDMKGCIKVLKDQPSTSTEGLLNALRYTTRHLNDDTTSKQIRALLQ